Proteins co-encoded in one Thermodesulfobacteriota bacterium genomic window:
- a CDS encoding 4-carboxy-4-hydroxy-2-oxoadipate aldolase/oxaloacetate decarboxylase encodes MIHVIKEIQRPPKELIESFRRIGTATVHEASGRKGAVDHRIKPIASGLRLCGPAFTVQCHPGDNLMLHKALERAQPGDILVTATGGSYEYGYWGGLMATSAVAKQLGGLALDGCIRDSAEIIRMGFPIFCRGFCIRGTTKTVLGLINHPILFGGVLVQPGDLILGDEDGLVVVERTECEAVLEKSIKRLEAERLKSERLKAGISSVELNQLQKVFEFLGLQEG; translated from the coding sequence ATGATTCATGTCATCAAGGAAATCCAAAGGCCCCCAAAGGAATTGATCGAATCCTTTAGGAGGATAGGAACCGCGACGGTCCACGAAGCCTCCGGGAGGAAGGGGGCCGTGGATCATCGGATTAAACCCATTGCCTCGGGGTTACGCCTCTGCGGCCCTGCCTTTACTGTTCAGTGTCACCCCGGAGACAATTTGATGCTTCATAAAGCCCTTGAACGGGCCCAACCCGGGGACATTTTGGTGACCGCCACCGGCGGGAGCTATGAGTATGGCTACTGGGGAGGACTGATGGCCACCTCTGCAGTGGCCAAACAGTTGGGCGGTTTGGCCCTCGATGGTTGCATCAGGGATTCGGCAGAAATCATCCGGATGGGTTTCCCCATCTTCTGCAGGGGGTTCTGCATTCGGGGAACGACCAAGACGGTCCTGGGATTGATCAACCATCCCATCCTCTTCGGGGGCGTCCTGGTCCAACCGGGGGACTTGATCCTCGGAGATGAGGATGGTCTTGTCGTCGTGGAGCGCACGGAGTGCGAGGCCGTCTTGGAAAAGTCGATTAAGAGGCTGGAGGCTGAAAGATTGAAGTCGGAAAGGCTCAAAGCAGGAATTTCGAGCGTGGAGCTCAACCAATTGCAGAAGGTTTTTGAGTTCTTGGGATTACAGGAAGGCTGA
- a CDS encoding Ldh family oxidoreductase, translating into MKVKPHRLKEIAIEILKGLGATDEEALVVAECLVLADMRGIDTHGVHFLKLLADRVEANMIQIPTQLRVLKEDGSLSLLDGGNGLGQVAAHRAMQMTIKKAKEFGVGVTLIRKTNHIGILAYYTLMAAKEGMVGIVMSNSAPSMSPWGGAEPFLGTNPLSIAVPGGADGPVVLDMSSSVVARGKIRRAERMREEIPLGWALDENGLPTTDPTAALRGTLLPIGGPKGYGLALMVDVLAGMLSGSSYGPMVKTFHQPVGPTGIGVLTMAIDIDRLMPLDQFGQLMKSYVTSIKQSRKAKGVSEIYLPGEIERERERSSLIEGIPLSNSLVDQLNGLLEKVRSPLRLKEE; encoded by the coding sequence ATGAAGGTAAAGCCCCACCGGTTGAAGGAGATTGCCATCGAGATTTTAAAGGGATTGGGCGCGACCGATGAGGAGGCCCTTGTGGTGGCCGAGTGTCTGGTTCTTGCTGATATGAGGGGGATCGACACTCATGGGGTTCATTTCCTCAAGCTCCTTGCCGACCGGGTAGAGGCAAACATGATTCAGATCCCGACACAACTGAGGGTCCTCAAGGAAGACGGATCTCTTTCTCTCCTTGATGGAGGCAATGGGCTCGGCCAGGTTGCGGCCCATCGGGCGATGCAGATGACCATCAAGAAGGCGAAAGAATTTGGAGTGGGGGTGACCCTCATCCGCAAGACCAATCACATCGGAATCCTCGCTTACTATACCCTGATGGCGGCAAAAGAGGGGATGGTGGGGATCGTGATGAGCAACTCAGCTCCCTCGATGTCCCCATGGGGAGGGGCCGAACCCTTTCTGGGAACCAATCCCCTTTCCATCGCAGTCCCGGGGGGGGCGGATGGCCCTGTGGTCCTCGACATGTCCTCCAGCGTCGTGGCAAGAGGGAAGATCAGGCGTGCCGAACGAATGAGAGAGGAGATTCCTCTTGGATGGGCCCTCGACGAGAACGGCTTGCCTACGACCGATCCAACGGCCGCCCTTAGGGGGACCCTTCTCCCCATCGGTGGGCCGAAGGGCTACGGTCTCGCCCTGATGGTCGATGTGCTGGCCGGAATGCTCTCGGGATCGAGCTACGGTCCAATGGTCAAGACCTTTCATCAGCCCGTGGGTCCGACAGGCATCGGGGTCTTGACGATGGCCATTGACATCGACCGGTTGATGCCCCTCGATCAGTTTGGACAACTCATGAAATCCTACGTCACGTCGATCAAACAGTCGAGGAAGGCCAAAGGCGTCTCCGAGATCTATCTCCCAGGAGAGATCGAAAGGGAGAGGGAGAGAAGCTCTCTCATAGAGGGAATCCCCTTGAGCAATTCCCTCGTGGACCAATTGAATGGGCTTCTGGAGAAAGTCAGGAGTCCTTTGAGATTGAAGGAGGAATAG